In Lycium ferocissimum isolate CSIRO_LF1 chromosome 3, AGI_CSIRO_Lferr_CH_V1, whole genome shotgun sequence, the genomic window CGACTCACAaggcacataattttttttttttttttaatgttttctgTTATGGGGATGAACATTATTGGTGATCAATGCTTTTCGATCTTTAGCACAAAATCGGTTAAATTAGCCATGAGTTCCACTCCTTTGAGGCAAATGTTAATGATAGAGATTTCCCCAATTATTTCATTTCAACCCCCAACAGAGATGGTTCTGTAGTCTGCaccaatattcataacaaaGGGCTAAGCAGATTTGATAGAACCGATGTGTCCACCAAAACAGTCTAGGGGATCAGGTCCCTAAACTGTTTAACAGTTAAGTGCGGAAAGGTAAATAAGACAAGATGTTTtgcgtggaaaactccttgctcaagggattaaaaatcacgacctacacTATTAGGATTTCAATTTCACTAGATTAAGCAAAGTGCAAGATTACAAGTTTTTGTCCTCGGAAATAGTTCCTAATTCTACCCCTCACAATACCTCTATTGTAGGTGAATCTAGACTACTAATCTCCCCTCACAACCAACTCCGCAACCTTCACCCCTTTTTACTCCTCTAGGCTGAGCAACTAGTACACCTTGCCTATTTCTAGACAAGTGTGccactcaaaggcaccctttgagaattcaacacCGTGACTAAATCTAGCCACCCACttactaatacacctagactaactctagtcTAGTGTACGACTCAAAAGCTTGTGAAGATAGACTTCTTACAAGCAGCCCTTGAGAATTCAACCACCACGGCTAACTCTAGCCAAAATGTTAACACACTGtttgaaaacaaagaacaagaaaataccTACAAACAGCCCTTCTCAAAGGAatgtaggtttacaatttatagAACACAgaaacaaagactcaacaacctaaggactTAAAACATCTTCAATTCAGGGATCTGGTCCTTTGGCTCGTTGAGGCTTGTTCTTGAGCGCATCTTGATAGGGGTGGCTGCTGATTTGAGACAAATATGTCTGTTTGGATTTTCAAGTGTTAGGTCAACTAATGCCCAACGTGTTGTATAAATGAGACCAAATAGAGAACATGTGAGAAACATGTGACCATGAATAAGTATTTCTCAAGGGCTTTTAGTTTCCATTATGCATACGAAATTGTGCTGCGATTCTAGCGTGAATAGTGTAGCAACTTTACTTTTGTTAAGTACTGTGCATTACTCTTGTGGGACCTGATAGAGGACCTGATCCCTAAATcgtttgtcaatcatcaaaacttatGAAATGCTATGACTCATCAAGATTGTATAGTTGtattttttgttcctttttggTAGAAGAACAATACTTTTTAAATTCTTGCTATGTTATGTGTGCGTAGCTTTTGGTCACTTCCAAAACAGTGGATTCTAAAGCTTTGTATAACGAAACGAAAATGATCTTGTTTGGGGCCGATATTCTCTCCCTGATCTTCGCGGAAGTTATTGTGGAAGTTGTTGAACGTGCGTTCTATTCCTTTAGAAGGTCGTGGCGTGGCAGCCAAGGCCGTGGCATGGCCTGTATTCTACATAGCTCGGAGCCGTAAGTTATGACTCGGTTGGCAGCAAGTTAACCCATAGGCAGGGTTGTAGGCTGGGGGTCATCCTGTGTGGGTCATTTGTGTTAGGCACTAAACCGTTCTTGGATTAGGTCCGGGGACCGTGTGTTAAATCTTATTTATGTACCACATAGGATAACGGTGAtcctattttcatattttcgtATCTTTAATTAGAAGAGACTGCCAACAGTTTATACACTACcatataataatttttaaggGGACGTCTGTTCAATACGGAGTATTAGTTTTTGTTTTGGCTGAACATGAATGTATTTCTTCCCTTCTTTATTCTCCAAAAGCATATTACTGACTTGAGTGTCCAAGTTTGACTCTCCCATTCGGGGATAAATCTTTAAGATAGAAATACTAGCGTGTCTGATAATTAAGAAAGAAACCTAATTGtgtcggtttttaaaattaaaaccaaaaccaaaccaaaaacaTGTCGGTTTTTTTCTTCagtttgatttggttttctAGTTTTCCAAGAACACCCCTAGAAACACACATGAATAAGAATTCACTAAACTAATCTAGAATTTACCACCAATTCATGTATTCCCTAATACGTTAATCTACTGATTCATGAATGTTAGAAATTATGCGCTCTGTGGTGACTCCCGGTTTGATGTGAAACCATGCTTAACCAAATCTACAAAGAAGTCCAGAAGAAAAAGATTACTACTTACAAGTTTATATATTCTATTAGGGATTGGATCAGTCTCCGCGTTGGCTGTTACATATGTGGTGTTAAGATTGAGAAAGGCAAAGAAGAATGCAAGTCAAGCAGATGTGTCTCTAGTAAAAGGCCATGAAAGAATTTCTTATTATGAACTTGAACAAGCAACAGAAGGATTCAATGAAAGCAACTTGCTAGGTAAAGGGAGTTTCAAAGATGGTCTACAAAGAGATACTTAAGGATGGTACACTTTTGGCAGCAAAGGTCTTCAATGTGCAATTGGAAGGTGCATTCAAAAGTTTTGAAACAGAATGTGAGATACTATGAAACCTTCGCACAAAAATCGACAAAGTCGAACAAGTCATCTCAACCCCGATTTTAAGGCCCTAGTCTTTGGAATACATGCCCAATAGGACACTTGATAAATGGTTATACTCTCACAACTTGTTCTTGAACTTATTGCAGAGATTAGATATAATGATAGATGTTGCATCTGCAATGGACTATCTCCACAATGGCTATTCAACACATGTGGTGCATTGTGACTTGAAGCCAAGCAATGTCTTGCTAGATCAAGAAATGATTGGTCATGTTAGTGATTTTGGCATTGCAAAATTGTTAGGTACGCGGGAGGCTTTTGTTCAAACAAGGACAGTTGCAACCATTGGATATATTGCTCCAGGTAAATTAGAATTTTTTGGAGTTTTCTTATATCgttaaataatcaaaacaatTCTTTCCCCTAGATATGGATTGATACTCTCTGTTTTGGCATATTCCATTTTAACTAGGAAGTTTCTAAGATCATTTCTGATTGTGATTGCAGAGTATGGACAAGATGGAATAGTATCCACAAGCTGTGACGTTTACAGTTTTGGCATTCTGATGATGGAGACGTTTtcaagaatgagaccaagtgatgAAATATTCTTGGAGAACTGAGCATACAACGTTGGATTAGTGATTCCTTCCCAAGTGGAATTCATAAGGTGGTGGATTCTAATTTGATACGAGCCAGGGATGAACAAATCGATGCAAAGATACAATGTCTGGTATCTATCATGGAATTAGCTTTGAGTTGCACTTTAGTGACACCTAATGCAAGAATTACCATGGAAGAGGCTCTTTCAACACTCAAAAAGATTAGGCTCCAGCTGGTTAGTAGTCGGCGCTAGGTGGAATCGGACCGTCCACTCTTGTATGTTATTTGATTACCTTATGCCTGCTATGTTAAGCTTTCAATTTTTTGCAAGTATTAAAGTGTGTTTAATCACGGTTATAGGAATCACGTTCATATCTCGATGGACCTGAATTTTCGAAAGAAACAATATTTCCAGTTATCAGGCTATAGCTCTCAATAGGTCCTCTTATGGAAACATTTTTCACGGATTTCAGGTTTGATGTCAAAAGAAGAACTATAGCAGTTTCAAGCAATATTTACTCCAATTCAAAGGAAACCCAATGCAGGGTACTCATGGACTCACAATTGCAGCGAAAATTGATGAGAGCTATATTTTAAGAATGTCCAAGACAACAAGAGAATGGTTAAGACTTCAGAACTTAGAATTACAGCTTCTCTTAATAAAATAGGAACAAAAGTTAAAAACAAGAGAATCacataaaattgaaaaagaaaatctacTAGTAACGATATTTTCTCAAGCATAAGCATCAACTTCTAAATTTAATACTGAGAATGGAAAAAAGGTGTCAATATACTCTAGCAATAAGAAAGGGAAGAAGGGGGAAGCAGAAGCACAAAATTTAATTTGTGTAATAAACTATGATGGGGGGCAGAAAAAGTTACAGGGGCAGGCACTGTAAAACCTTGTCCAGATGAAAGTAAAAATCCGCTCATGGAAAATCAGGGGTCTAAACGACAAGAATTAAAGAAGCACTCTAGCTTCACTAGTTCATAAGTGGAAGGCTGGTATTGTTTGCCTCCAGGAGATAAAAATGGAGTCTTTTTCGGCAAGTTTGGCACATAAACTAAGTGGTTAAAGAGGGGTAACTTTCATTCTTCGGGACAAAAAAGTGTGGAAGTGCACTGACTATCATCAAGGCTGCTATACAATCGCCTGCATAAAAGGAATTCAAAGCAAtaaaaaatgcactacttttgaagGATGCGATACTCATCCGttaacatttttgaagagtccgagcacaTAGTTCTATATCATGGAATCAGAGCCCTGTGTAACCATCTATGATCTCTGATCTATCTCTGTTTCTACTTTTCCGTGAAATCTGtctttattttacttttcttcCAGAAATCTGCTACGCGTCATACATTTTGTCGAACAATATCAAGAGTTACTTCTTGATTCTTGAGTTAACTTGCTTGTTGTATAACCTGATTTAGGTACTAAAACTACAACTGCTGAAATTCTCATTGCTCTCCATGACACTTCGACACGTTTGACAAATATGGTACTGTTTAGCAAGGAAAACTGGGTAAAAGATATATCAAAATTTACAGATGATCCAACAGCCAAGTGGCCATGCCTCAGAACTCAAACAGTATGAGCATGAAGATTATAGTTAGCAAAAGTAAGTAAAAAGTTTTGTATGCAGAAGCCGGGTTGGAGCTCGTAGACCTCCTTTTCAGTTTCCTAGCATTAAAGGGGCTGTTGTAAAGCTTCTATGTCGCAACTCAAAACTTGATTGCATAGACAATTTGTAAAAGTTGCTGATACTTTGAGTTCACGAAACTATATTAAATCAGAAGAGTGCAAAAATAGACTACTCTCTCAAAATTGTATTCACAAGCATAGCTCTTATTAATCAATTGAAGGTGTCAACCAGTGACTTGAAGGAGCGCACTGTAATCGTCGGAAAGGATGAGTTATGCTTCCTTTAGTTTCTGTTGCTTGAATATTAGGATTAGAGGTGGATCCATGATTTTAATGGTCTTTGGAACATCCAggaatatatattttgtaattttttaagcaTATGAGGAGGGTCCTCTGGAAGAATAtctccctttattttttaagcATCTGAAGCAGGGTCATTTGAAGGCAACCCTTCCTCCACCACTACAGTCTCAAATTGAATAAtagaaaatggaaagaaattTATACAAGCGACATCATTAGTTAGGATTAAGTTTTTATCATGGTACCTTTACTCAAGGCTCATTGCTTTCTAGGAGTCTTCAACTCTTGTCAAAGATTTATGTGCCAATAGAAACTACAGAGAAACTCTAAACTTTCttattgttatttttaatttagtCTTATAATACTGGACATAGATGACCACAAATAGagcaatatggatattgaagatTCATGTAGTTGATCCCTCTTGCTTAGGATTGAGacgttataaaaaataaaaaaaaataaaaaaaaggaaagggagaAAAGAATGGCCGGTAGGGAAGGTTGACACCTTCTAAACATGTTAAATCAGCTAAGCACAAAGAAGAAAGATTCTGcaaagttaagtgacttttggAAGACAAACCAAAGTTGAGTGACCCTTCTAACTCCTCCTTTTTCGCCATATAGCTATTGATCATCATAGTATGAAGTGCATCTTGCACCCCATAAGTTTTTGCTTATATACAAATTTGATTGGTTTGTAGACATTATTGGATTGAGACGGGCTTCAATGAATCAGAAATAAATGTGCTTACCAATTTTTTgactaaattcaaaatttgatgaGTTTATTAGAATTGATAAAATTAGGCATTCATACTAAATTTCTGAGGAAGAAGCAAGAAATGTAGCTGTCATTTTGGACCCAAAGTCTCCAACAGGAGAAACTGTTAACAGGAAAGGATACTTGAAAGGGCCAGCAACATTTATGAAAATGGATAATTTTCTAGTCTCTCCTTTTTCGAGTTAGAAGCTTGGATGTTCACTCAACTGTGGGTAAATTGCCACcatagtcactcaactttgttttgtcttccaaaagtcactcaactttgagtTAGAAGTTTGAATGATCACTCAACTTTGGGTAAttagtcactcaactttggtttatcttccaaaagtcactcaacttttaCTAGTTAGCTTCAATGGTCATTTTAGCCGGAAATATAATTTTCGGTACCTATTTAATGACGTGGTagatattaattttaaaaaaaatattttttaaaaattaatcttAATATGTAAATTTATTTAGGATCCAATGCATCATAATTAATTGCATAAAATACTAAATTTTAGAATATTATTCATCATTAATACATAATTATAATGaacatacaaatatataaaaatttagaGTGAAAAAGCAACTTAAAGACAATGTTGAGTGACCATTGAAGCTTCTAACTCCTCCTTTTTCCCCCCTACCTCGAGCATAGCTCTACACAATCAATTGAAGGTGCCAACTGTTAGTGAGAAGCGCACTGTAATTGTCAGTAATGATGAGGTATGCCTTCCTTTAATTTGAGTTGCTTAAATATTAGGACCAGTGGCGGTGCCAATCGCCATATAGATATTTGATCATCATGGTATGCAAGTGTTCATCTTGCACCCTTTAAGTTTTTGCTTATTTACAAAGTTGCTTGGTTTCTAAGACATTATTGGATTGAGACGGTCTTACATGGAGGGACGTGGACAGCGTTGCTTCTTGTAGCCGACCCCAATCTGTTGGATTGAGGtataattgttgttattgtactAAATTGCACCGTATCATTGATTGTGCTTATACATACTAGTGACCATAGGCTATAAAAACgatacttttttttctttttttgcctaGGGAACAGTGGTGATGCCATACCATCTGGCTAGTGGTGGCAAAAGAAACCTATAACCAGGCAATCTGTAACTAAGAATGTGGTTTTAGAAACTAGTTACCGATTGCCTATTTTTACCTTAGTATAGATTCATGTTTCTTAGTGTAGAGTCATTTTTCTCAAGTGCAATTCTGTTTGTTCTTCCTATAAATCAATGAGAAAATTCTGTTGCCCTTGTTCCTGTTAGTTGAATATGAACACACTTACTACAAATCTTGAATCCATGTCTTAATTCGAGTAGCCGATACGAAATCAAAAAGCTGTTGAATATATCTAGATCTAGAAATGAATCAGCAGAAATCTCTTCATTTTAGAACTTTAGGAAATTATTCTCCTTTTGTAAATGGTGTACTTACCCATCTTTTTTGATTCCTCTCTGAatgatattcaaaattttatcaGTTTATTAGAAATGATAAAATTAGGCTTTCATAGTATATTTCAATCTATATACAGTCAAaactctctataacaacatcgttGGGTCCGAAATTATtcagctgttatagagaatgactgttatacacctataacagcattgccatttaaataatatttagctgttataggcaaaaaagatgcataaaatctaattttcatatttaattgccaaattctaagcttaatcacgcTTTGTACAACAAAGGAAAAtcatttaatgatgaaaatatatacagtcagacctctctataactaAGACCCGTatataacaacacctctctATAGCAGCTAACTTTTttcggaaccgattttttatgttatattttacttctataataacattttacctataacaagaacaacaactctATAACGATCTTTTTTGTAAACTTACCCCCCATATAAcaattatcttctttttttggtaatataataaatcatctttaaaaaatagaatatctatgattaccaataataagtgtagagattttgacaaaatatttgatcatttaatacactattacaacaaaaaaatattatatgaatatatatatatattttcatcattaaatgaTTTCCTTCATtgtacaaagtgtgattaagcttagaatttggcaattaaaaatgaaaattagattttatgcatcttttttgcctataacagctaaatattatttaaatggcggtgttataggtgtataatgTAATACCATTCTCTATAACGGTTAAAAATTTGACCCaacgatgttgttatagagaggtttgactgcatattcatataatattttttttgttataatagTGTACTAAATGATCAACTATTttgtcaaaatctctacacttattattgataatcatagatattctattttttaaagatgatttattattatattactaaaaaaagaagataaattaaGTATCTGAAGGGTAGTTTACAAAGAACAGCGTCTTGTTATAAAAGTTGAAGTTTGATCGTTATtggtgaaatgttgttatagagtagaaatataacataaaaaatcggttaaAAAAAGTGAGTTGCTATAGAGTAGGTTTGTTATATCTTGGTCGTTATAGAGAATATACTGACTGTATATTCACTTCAAAGTACTGACAGTACTCATGGTAAAAATTTCCGGCATTCCGATTATTTTTCAAGAAGAAGACACGACCTATTGAATTTCAAGTATTTGATTTCACCTCTAAAATACAAAGATTTCTTTTACATTTCAGGAAAAAGTATCCATCTAAGCGCGATTTAAGGATAATTCGGGAAAACGTCAAGGACTACTCGCTTATTTTTGAGTGGGAAAAGGATGTGTAACGTGTAATGCAACACACAAGTTAGCTGAAAGAAAGGACTtccaatttgatttttttttggcacATCTCATAAAGGGAATAGAATTCATTGTCCATAAGTTGTTATATACTATAATTTTAACTTGGTACTTAAGACATTTCTTCATTTATTTGTAAGTTTGGGCTCGTACTGACATTACTATTACTAATTGATAAATTTGATAAAATTCATATCCATAAAATAAAGGAAGGGGTAATTCTCTCATGGTAAATAATTTTGTCGTTTCAATTAtttctcaaaaagaaaagacttGCTCTGTTGAATTTTAAGTATTTGATTTCACCCTAAAATACAAAGATTTATCTTATATTtcaaaaacggaaaagggccaaaattacccctaaaACTATTCGAAATAGACCACATATACACTCCGTTTGATTTTGAGACCAAATATACCCTCGCCGTCACTCCAGCAGACCACTACCCCTCTTCTTAACAGACCCGGTTGGATGCTGACAGGGCAATCCTACATGGAAAAAATTGCCACATGGCCATCCACATTGACTCTGGCGTGGATTAAACCCTCCCCATTCCATTTAAATCAACAGTGGAGCTCCAACTCCATAATAGAACCTAAATTTTCGAAAAAACCTATCTTTGCTTTGTACTCCCCAATTAGTGTTTCAAACAAGGAAAATAGTAATGATTATTTTTAACACCAAATTAGTACTCCCCCATTTGTGTTTCAGACAACATGGGCTGCACATGGAGATGATTtttgtaatttaattatttaaaaattccGCGCGAATAAAATATTTGTGAACATATAAAATGTTTCCTTATTTTGTAAATTTAGTCAAGATAAAAGAAATAAACAATATCATGCATACccatataaaattaaatttataaatcaACTGAATcacacatataaatcatttcatttataATTACCTTTTTACTAAAATACTCAAGATCGtttcttttcctatttttaTGTACATGTTAAACATAATCCTTTTTATGGACTTGCCACGTACAAAATCTCTAATTTCACGAAATATACTGATAATtatgtattttttatattagtacCACGCAATTCATTTGCGAACCAGGCCTTGCCACTTTTGTGCATTTTGCTCTTTTACCTACAACTCTGTTTGAGTCTTTGCTTAGTCCATCCTCCATCACCTCCAATCTTGGAGTAACAAATGGAAAGACCAGCAGAACATGCCATGTGATGCACAATTATGCTGTAACTTTTTTTGACATAAAAGACTCCATTCGCCTAGGACCACTGTCAAGTAGGGGCGGGCATTCCGCCGGTTCAGTTTTAGaaagttcggttcgattttcgATTTGGTAAAAGTTAAAACTGAAACCAAACCAAATTTATTTCGGttcgatttgatttttttgaaatttggttCGGTTTATTCTGGTTTGGTTTTTGGTTTTGGGCATTTTCATGATAGGTTTTTTGAAGGTGTGGTAACTGTGTTTGTATCGTTCAATTGCCTTTAATTTCCAAATTGTAAATATTCTCACTAagcttctattttattttcaccaAGAAATGCATCTAATATCTTGTGCAATGACCTTCTCCAACCTATATTAAAAGCCTTTCACTATGAAGAAGATTAGCAGCACAATTTGTTGCACCAGGCAACAATTTTCCTCTACAAATGTTTGTACTTATTGCTTCCTTAAGTGATAAATTATATTTTGTGGGTAGTGTTTCGGACTGATTAGTACTACTTCCAATATTTTGTCATGTTAGGTTGAAATCAACTAAATTTTTTGTGGTGAGCCTTCAAGTTCACGATTAAATTAAGTGCGAACTCTGTTCTGTTCTGTTCTCATTTCCTGGTATTGGATGCCTAAAATCATCAAAGAATTGGGGCAAATTGAACTGCAAACCGCGGAAAACAGTGTGTCCGTGTGACAAGAAAAACAATCAATATAATAAACCAATAATTACCTAAATTGACTGATGATTTGGCATAATCACAATACTTCCACTCTGTTTGATTTGCTGAAGAATTTTATCACCGCGAACACACTGGTGGAATCAAGAACAGATGTGGGCTAATCAAGAAAGGATTATTGGATCGTAAGAaatatttctaaataatttagCCCATGTTGATGCATTCTACAAAAGCATTGCAACATCCACAACTCCAAGAGGTAAATGAGATCAGaaataacatacatatatataagttcgaGAAGTCGGTTTTATCAGGTTTTTTCTTGAGAAAACCAagaacaaaattcaaaaactataAGTCCGACGGAAAAATCGAACAAACCGCAGCGAAAAAATCTAGAATTTCAGTTCGGTCGGTTTTGTCCCGGTTTTGTCCCGGTTTAATATTATCAATAAGCCAACTAAGATCAtagaaaaatatgtaaatttaaaaatagtgCCTAACAGTGCAAATGCAAATCACTTTTAACTACAGTGCGACCCAACCAaacttttgaaaagttttaacTTGTTTATTCAGACTTGAAGAATGTTTTGCATAATGCCATACATTTAACAACTTCCCCTGTCGAGAAGTTAATTGACACTATTAGCTAAAAGACAATTCCAGAGACTGACTAAAAACAGTATACAATGGatttgaaatggttaaataaaTCTTCTAAGATCATTGCTTTGCATTCTATATCAATTCTTGTTTAGCTCAACAAGTAATAAAGAGAAATCTACTTGTCATAAAGTTATGGATAGAAGTTGCAATCTTCTCTTTGCTCTAGCAGCTTTCATTTTGCTTCATCACAATATTTCACTTGCTAGTGTTTCTAATATTAGCACCGATGAAGTTGCTCTTCTTTGCACCGAAATCACACATTTCTTCTCCTCATAACATCTTACAAAGCAGCTGAGATCCTCTTCCGGCCAATATGCGAGTGGATCGAATCCTTGGCTCATACAATCGATCCTTGCTTTAAACNNNNNNNNNNNNNNNNNNNNNNNNNNNNNNNNNNNNNNNNNNNNNNNNNNNNNNNNNNNNNNNNNNNNNNNNNNNNNNNNNNNNNNNNNNNNNNNNNNNNTATAAAACAACCTAACAAATAAGCtaagttcatgaaagtttcATAAGAATATAGAAGAGCTTGTTCTAT contains:
- the LOC132050440 gene encoding probable LRR receptor-like serine/threonine-protein kinase At3g47570 isoform X1 translates to MPNRTLDKWLYSHNLFLNLLQRLDIMIDVASAMDYLHNGYSTHVVHCDLKPSNVLLDQEMIGHVSDFGIAKLLGTREAFVQTRTVATIGYIAPEYGQDGIVSTSCDVYSFGILMMETFSRMRPSDEIFLEN
- the LOC132050440 gene encoding probable serine/threonine-protein kinase At1g01540 isoform X2, which translates into the protein MIDVASAMDYLHNGYSTHVVHCDLKPSNVLLDQEMIGHVSDFGIAKLLGTREAFVQTRTVATIGYIAPEYGQDGIVSTSCDVYSFGILMMETFSRMRPSDEIFLEN